CCACGATTTTATATATAACCGACAAGAACAAATGGGCGCTCCAGGCCGTGCTGCGGGACATCGTCAACAATGCCTCCTCGGCGATGCAGAGCCAGGGCGTGTCCATCGGCTACCAGCAGACCGTGTCCGAAAATACGGTGAAAATGGCTTCAATCGTCGTCGCAACCCTTCCCATCCTGATCGTGTACCCGTTCATCCAGAAATATTTTGCGAAAGGCGCCATGATCGGGTCGGTCAAAGGATGAGGAAGCCGCCCGTCATCGGGCGGTACGGCTGCGTTCGGCAACAGCATATCATTTTAACGTTTTGGAGGTAGGACGAATGGAAAAGGTTCGTTTTCTGATGATTGGCGTCGGCGGCATGGGAAGGCAGCACATTCGCAAGCTTCTGGAGGTGCCCGAAGCGGAAATCGCCGCCCTGGCGGATCCCTCGGACGCCGCCGTGGAGCGGGTCAAGACGGACTTCCCGCAGCTTGCGGACGTCGCCGTCTATAAGGATTACAAGGAAGCGATCGCCGAAGCCGGCGCGGACGCCGCCGTCATCGTTTCACCGCACAGCATGCATTTCGAGCAGGGGATGGCGTGCCTGGACGGCGATCTCCATGTCCTGATGGAGAAGCCGTTCGTCGCCGGTTCAGAGAATGCGGCGCGCATCATCGCCCGTGCGGAGGAGAAGAAGCGGCATCTGGCCGTCGCGTACCAGAGGCACCTGATGGGGCCGTACATGTATATCCATGACTTGATCGCGAAAGGCGAGCTTGGCAATATCAATTATATTTGCGCGTATCAGGCGCAGCGCTGGCTGATCGGCGCCAAAGGCACCTGGCGGCAAAATCTGGCGCTGTCGTGCGGCGGCCAGCTGAACGATTCCGGCAGCCATTTACTAGACGTCGTGCTGTGGTTGAGCGGGCTGGAGCCTGAAAGCGTTTCCGCTTTTATTGACAATCGCGGCACGGAGGTCGATATCGACTCCGCCGTGACCGTCCGCTTCCAGGGCGGCGCCATCGCTACGTTCAATGTGGTCGGCAGCGCCAGCATCGGCTGGCATGAAGACGTCTCGATTCACGGCGATAAAGGATCGATTCTGTACCGCAACAATAAAATTCTCGTGGCGAGGGAAGGCGAGCGGGGGCTGACGGAGGTGCCGGAGGAAGAGCTGCCGGCATCGAGCGATCCGGACCGCAACTTTGTCGATCTTGTGCTCGGCCGGATCGGCGAAGCGGCCGCACCTTCGAGCTGCGGCCTGCGAATCGCCCGCTTGACGGAGGCGGCATGGAAAAGCGCGGCCGAAGGCAGCCGCGTCATTCCGCTGACGCACGAATAGGCTTGCGCAAAGCCTTAGACCGTGAACGAGATCGGAGGGACGGACATGATCAAAGGATTGACCCGGGCCGGACTCGGCTGGACAGGGAGCGATGAAGAGCTGATCCGCAAGGCGGCGGAATACGGCTTCGGCGCGGTCGATACCGACGCGAAAGCGCTGATCGGCGCTTTGGGCGCCGAAGGGGCTTCCGGTCTGCTGGCGGAGACCGGCGTTGCGATCGGCGCGATCAACCTGCCGGTGGAATGGCGCAGGACGGACGCCGATTTCCGGCAGGGGCTGCCTGCCCTCGCCGAATCGGCGGCTGCGGCCGCCTCGCTTGGCTGTACGCGCTGCATCACGTGGATCATGCCTTCCACGGATTTGCCGGCCGCCCCGCTGATGGCGCAGGCGGTATACCGGTTCCGCGTATGCGCGGAAATACTCGGCGCGTACGGGCTGCGGCTGGGGCTCGAATTCGTCGGCCCGCATCATGCCCGCACGGCGAGGAAAAATCCGTTTATTTGGACCGCCGAGGAAACGCTCGAGCTGATCGCCGCGATCGGGCTGCCGAACGTCGGCATGCTGATCGACAGCTATCACTGCCATACGACCGGCTTCGGTCCGGAACGGCTCGAACGTCTGAGCGGGGAACAAATCGTGCACGTCCACATTAACGACGCCAGGGATTTACCCGTCGAAGAACTGAGGGACAACGACCGGCTTTATATCGGCGAGGGCGTGATCGACCTGAAGGGGTTCCTGCAGGCGTTGAAAAAAACCGGCTACGACGGTCCCGTCGCGCAGGAGGTGCTGACGCCGCAGCCGCCTTCGGATTCTACGGACGAGCTGCTGAAGCGAACGAAGGCCGGGTTCGACCGGCTGTTTGCGGAATTATAACGCGATAAAAGGCGATACATTCAGACCTGATCGGGCGATCAGGTCTTTTTGTCTGTCTTGGGCCTGCCGGCGAAGCGTCAGGCCGTTTGCCACAGGTTGGAAATCGATGGGCAGCCTTGTATAATGATGAATTAGGCGATTCATTATTGGAAATGGTTGCGGCCTTCATCGGAGCAGCATAGCGCTATCATAGGAGGAATTAAATCATGGAACCAAAAGCCAAGAGCCGGCCTGTTCTGACGGAAGGGCCGATCGCCAAGACGCTCTTCCTGTTTTCCCTGCCCATCCTGTTCGGAAACGTGCTGCAGTCGCTTAACGGATCGATCAACTCGATCTGGGTCGGCCAATTTTTGGGGGAAACCGCGCTTGCCGCGACATCGAACGCGAATATCATCATGTTCTTCCTGCTCAGCCTGATCTTCGGCATCTCGATGGCGGCCGTCATTCTCGTCGGGCAAAATTTAGGCGCGCAGAAGGTCGAAGAAGCCAAACGCGTCGTCGGCACGAGCGTCGTGTTCTTCGCCATCACGTCCGTGATCGTCGGCGCGGCCGGCGTTATTTTCTCCCCGCATATTCTGGATTTGCTGAATACGCCGCCCGACGCGAAGCCGTTTGCCGTCACGTATACGCAAATTATTTTTGCCGGTATTCCGTTCATGTTCGGCTACAACCTGGTTATGGCCGTCCTGCGCGGCTCGGGCGACGCCAAGACGCCGTTTTATTTCCTGCTGTTTTCGGCGGGGCTGGACGTGCTGCTGAATCCGCTGCTCATTACGGGCTTCGGGCCGTTTCCGAAGCTCGGCATCGGCGGGTCGGCCACGGCGACGTTTTTCGCGCAGTTCGTCAGCTTCTTCGCACTGCTCGTCTACTTGTATATGAAAAAATATTTTCTTCGCATCACAAAACAGGATCTTCACCTGCTTCGGCTCAATTGGCCGCTCGTCGGCATTCTGATCCGCAAAGGACTGCCTATGGGGCTCAACATGGTCGTCGTCTCGGTCAGCAACCTGGTGCTGATCCATATTGTGAACGCTTTCGGCTCCGAATCGACCGCGGCCTTCGGAGTGGCGAACCAAATTTCCAGCTACGTGCAGATGCCGGCCATGGCCGTCGGCGGGGCGGTGACATCGATCGCGGCGCAAAACATCGGGGCGGGAAAATGGGACCGGGTCAGCCGCGTCACCTGGACGGGAGTCGGCTTCAATATTTTGCTGACGGGGCTGCTTGTCCTCCTCCTGCACCTGTTCAACCGCGAGGCGCTCGGCCTGTTTCTGCCGATTCACGGCATGGCGATCGAGCTTGGCATCCACATTAACAATATCACGCTTTGGTCGTTTATTATTTTCGGCATCTTCAACGTGGTGGCGGGCGTCGTCCGTTCGTCCGGGGCGGTCATCGTGCCGCTCATCGTATCGTTCATCGCGCTGCTCGTCATCCGCATCCCGCTTGCCTCGTATTTCGGCAGCCGTTTCGGGTTCGATATGATCTGGTGGAGCTTCCCGATCAGCTTTGCCATCGCCGCCGCGCTGAACGTGCTTTATTATTTGTACGGCGGCTGGCGCAAAACGCGCATGATGGAAGCGATGAACCGGGCTTAAACGGTGCGATGGTAATAATCCGCAATCAGCCGGTCCATGACGCGGCTTGTCCTGGCGCCTGAAACGCCGGTGCTGGGACATTCTCCGCGGCCGAGCAGCTGATCGACGATCGTTTGAATAAGCGGCTGCTGAATATGCTCCGGATGATCGATCCGAAATTCCCGGACACCCTGCTGCGTTTCGACTACGACCGGCCGGTTATCGAACGTGCTGAACGTTATTTTTCCTTCCGTGCCGACGATTTCGTTCCGGTCCGCATGGGTGTACGACGAGAAGCACCACGTTCCCGTCCCGTATATGCCCGACTCGAACTGAAAGGCTCCCGTCACGATATCCTCCGCTTTATAGCATCCGCCTTGATTGGCCGCGAAGCCCCGTGCTTCGGCGATCGGCCCCAGCAGCTCGTCGAGCAGGTCCAGCGTGTGGCTCGCGACGTCCAGAAAGAGGCCGCCGCCTGAAATGTCCGGCTGTACCCGCCAGGAGTCCGCCGCTGCCGGCCTTCCCAGCTGGACGGTCGTGACGAAACGGACGTCGCCGATCACTCCGCCTTCAAGCAGCTCTTTCACTTTGCGGAAACGCGGCAGCGCCCGCCGGTAGTACGCGACAAACAGCGGTACGCCGGCTTGCCGGCACGCTTCGATCATGTCCTCGCATTCGGCGGCGTTCATCGCCATCGGCTTTTCCACGTAAACGGGTTTGCCCGCCCGTGCCGCCATCAGCGTATATTCCTTATGAAAAGCCGGGGGAGTGGCGATATAAACGGCATCCACACCGGGATCGTCGATCAGGTGCTGCGCGTCGCTGTACCAATTCGGGACGCCGTGCCTCCTGGCATAGTCTTCGGCGAGTGCCGCGTTTCGGCGCATGACGGCTGCCAAACGGGAGCCGTTTGCTTTCCGGAATCCCGGGCCGCTCTTCACCTCCGTTACATCGCCGCAGCCGATTATGCCCCATCTTACCGTTTGCATGTGATCCATCCTTTCGCGTTCGGTTGCTCGACCGATTTTCTCTACTATAACGATTCCCGCTGTATCCTTCAATCCGGTTTTCCGCTAGACTGAACCTAATCCGCAACGATTTTTTCCAAAGAGAGGAGAAGGGCCGGCATGCATCTTGGGACGGACCCTCTTGGACAGCTTCGGTTTCGGCTGAGCGGCAGCTGCGGCAAAGCGCGGTGCGAGCCGGGCTGGGATTGGCGCGCGCCTGCGCTCGCCGACTACGATTTGTGGTACGTGGTGTCGGGCAGAGGCACGATGCTGGCCGGCGGCCGGCGCTTCGGCCTGGCCAAAGGCAGCTGCTTTCTTCTCAGGCCCGGAGACAAGCCGATCGCGGAACAG
This genomic window from Paenibacillus humicola contains:
- a CDS encoding Gfo/Idh/MocA family protein, yielding MEKVRFLMIGVGGMGRQHIRKLLEVPEAEIAALADPSDAAVERVKTDFPQLADVAVYKDYKEAIAEAGADAAVIVSPHSMHFEQGMACLDGDLHVLMEKPFVAGSENAARIIARAEEKKRHLAVAYQRHLMGPYMYIHDLIAKGELGNINYICAYQAQRWLIGAKGTWRQNLALSCGGQLNDSGSHLLDVVLWLSGLEPESVSAFIDNRGTEVDIDSAVTVRFQGGAIATFNVVGSASIGWHEDVSIHGDKGSILYRNNKILVAREGERGLTEVPEEELPASSDPDRNFVDLVLGRIGEAAAPSSCGLRIARLTEAAWKSAAEGSRVIPLTHE
- a CDS encoding sugar phosphate isomerase/epimerase family protein, translating into MIKGLTRAGLGWTGSDEELIRKAAEYGFGAVDTDAKALIGALGAEGASGLLAETGVAIGAINLPVEWRRTDADFRQGLPALAESAAAAASLGCTRCITWIMPSTDLPAAPLMAQAVYRFRVCAEILGAYGLRLGLEFVGPHHARTARKNPFIWTAEETLELIAAIGLPNVGMLIDSYHCHTTGFGPERLERLSGEQIVHVHINDARDLPVEELRDNDRLYIGEGVIDLKGFLQALKKTGYDGPVAQEVLTPQPPSDSTDELLKRTKAGFDRLFAEL
- a CDS encoding MATE family efflux transporter; this encodes MMEPKAKSRPVLTEGPIAKTLFLFSLPILFGNVLQSLNGSINSIWVGQFLGETALAATSNANIIMFFLLSLIFGISMAAVILVGQNLGAQKVEEAKRVVGTSVVFFAITSVIVGAAGVIFSPHILDLLNTPPDAKPFAVTYTQIIFAGIPFMFGYNLVMAVLRGSGDAKTPFYFLLFSAGLDVLLNPLLITGFGPFPKLGIGGSATATFFAQFVSFFALLVYLYMKKYFLRITKQDLHLLRLNWPLVGILIRKGLPMGLNMVVVSVSNLVLIHIVNAFGSESTAAFGVANQISSYVQMPAMAVGGAVTSIAAQNIGAGKWDRVSRVTWTGVGFNILLTGLLVLLLHLFNREALGLFLPIHGMAIELGIHINNITLWSFIIFGIFNVVAGVVRSSGAVIVPLIVSFIALLVIRIPLASYFGSRFGFDMIWWSFPISFAIAAALNVLYYLYGGWRKTRMMEAMNRA
- a CDS encoding Gfo/Idh/MocA family protein, coding for MQTVRWGIIGCGDVTEVKSGPGFRKANGSRLAAVMRRNAALAEDYARRHGVPNWYSDAQHLIDDPGVDAVYIATPPAFHKEYTLMAARAGKPVYVEKPMAMNAAECEDMIEACRQAGVPLFVAYYRRALPRFRKVKELLEGGVIGDVRFVTTVQLGRPAAADSWRVQPDISGGGLFLDVASHTLDLLDELLGPIAEARGFAANQGGCYKAEDIVTGAFQFESGIYGTGTWCFSSYTHADRNEIVGTEGKITFSTFDNRPVVVETQQGVREFRIDHPEHIQQPLIQTIVDQLLGRGECPSTGVSGARTSRVMDRLIADYYHRTV